In the genome of Caloenas nicobarica isolate bCalNic1 chromosome 37, bCalNic1.hap1, whole genome shotgun sequence, one region contains:
- the LOC136001073 gene encoding olfactory receptor 14A16-like translates to MSNSSSITQFLLLAFTDTRELQLLHFWLFLGIYLAALLGNGLIITTIACDQHLHTPIYFFLLNLTLLDLCSISMTVPKSMANSLWDTRAISYMGCTAQLFLFVFFIAAEFYLLTIMSYDRYVAICQPLHYGTLLGSRACVHMAAAAWATGFLNALLHTANTFSLPLCKGNALHQFFCEIPQFLKLSCSDASLRELGLIGLSVCLGFGCFVFIVVSYVQILRAVLRIPSEQGRHKAFSTCLPHLAVVSLFVSTVMIAYLKPPSISSPSLDLVVSVLYSVVPPAVNPLIYSMRNQEVKDALWKHISKCFLKQ, encoded by the coding sequence atgtccaacagcagctccatcacccagttcctcctcctggcgttcacagacacacgggagctgcagctcttgcacttctggctcttcctgggcatctacctggctgccctcctgggcaacggcctcatcatcaccaccatagcctgtgaccagcacctccacacccccatttacttcttcctcctcaacctcaCCCTTCTTGACTTGTGCTCCATCTCCATGactgtgcccaaatccatggccaactccctctgggacacaagggccatttcttatatgggatgcactgcccagctctttctgtttgtctttttcattgcagcagagttttatcttctcaccatcatgtcctacgaccgctacgttgccatctgccaacccctgcactacgggaccctcctgggcagcagagcttgtgtccacatggcagcagctgcctgggccactgggtttctcaatgctctgctgcacacggccaatacattttcactgccactgtgcaagggcaatgccctgcaccagttcttctgtgaaatcccccagttcctcaagctctcctgctcagatgcctccctcagggaacttgggcttattgggcttagtgtctgtttaggatttgggtgttttgtgttcattgtggtatcctatgtgcagatcttgagggccgtgctgaggatcccctctgagcagggacggcacaaagccttttccacgtgcctccctcacctggccgtggtctccctgtttgtcagcactgttaTGATTGCGTatctgaagcccccctccatctcctccccatccctggacctggtggtatctgttctgtactcggtggtgcctccagcagtgaaccccctcatctacagcatgaggaaccaggaggtcaaggatgccctgtggaaacacatatctaagtgttttctgaagcaataa